One window of the Brevibacterium limosum genome contains the following:
- a CDS encoding tripartite tricarboxylate transporter permease — protein sequence MDALMSLFEGFTHALTPMNLLWVLVGCFLGTAVGVLPGLGSSMAVALLLPMTFALDPTGAFIMFAGVYFGGLFGDSTMAILMNTPGQASAIASTFEGHKMAKAGRAPQALATAAIGAFIGGFISCFLVVFVAPALADLSTSFGPAEFFALALFAFVATSSVVADSVLKGLTALVLGIGFTVIGIDSVSGTERFTLGVPELFDGVSLVTVTVGVLALGEVFFIASRIRRQTKDNTINSSGRPFLSRKEVGEAVPAWLRGTAIGLPFGVIPVGGADVPTFMAYGLERKLDSRRKDPQFGKGAIRGLAAPEAAGSATTGIAMGALLALGLPISATAAIMLAAFRQYGIQPGPLLFDRSPELVWGLLASFFIAMIVLLIINLPFAPLWAKLLKIPDPYLYGGIAVFCGLGIYATSASTFELLILLGIGVLSFVLKRYGVPLAPLMIGMVLGPLAESNLRDALLASGGDASTLVSSPITIVIYLVLIAALVYTGIGRVLARRRQKQTNQEILASTR from the coding sequence ATGGACGCCCTCATGTCCCTCTTCGAAGGGTTCACACACGCTCTGACGCCGATGAACCTGCTGTGGGTCCTCGTCGGCTGCTTCCTCGGCACCGCCGTCGGTGTGCTGCCGGGCCTGGGTTCGTCGATGGCCGTGGCTCTGCTGCTGCCGATGACCTTCGCGCTGGACCCCACGGGTGCGTTCATCATGTTCGCCGGCGTCTACTTCGGTGGACTCTTCGGCGACTCGACGATGGCCATCCTCATGAACACCCCGGGCCAGGCCTCTGCGATCGCCTCGACCTTCGAAGGCCACAAGATGGCCAAGGCCGGGCGGGCCCCGCAGGCTCTGGCCACGGCTGCGATCGGCGCGTTCATCGGCGGCTTCATCTCCTGCTTCCTCGTCGTATTCGTCGCCCCGGCGCTGGCGGACCTGTCGACGAGCTTCGGCCCGGCCGAGTTCTTCGCCCTCGCGCTCTTCGCCTTCGTCGCCACCTCCTCGGTGGTCGCCGATTCGGTGCTCAAGGGGCTCACGGCACTGGTGCTGGGCATCGGCTTCACAGTCATCGGCATCGACTCGGTCTCCGGTACGGAGCGTTTCACGCTCGGTGTCCCCGAGCTCTTCGACGGAGTCTCCCTGGTCACGGTGACCGTCGGTGTGCTCGCCCTCGGTGAGGTGTTCTTCATCGCCTCCCGCATCCGCCGTCAGACCAAGGACAACACGATCAACTCCTCGGGTCGGCCCTTCCTCTCCCGCAAGGAGGTCGGCGAGGCTGTGCCGGCATGGCTGCGCGGAACCGCGATCGGCCTGCCCTTCGGCGTCATCCCCGTCGGCGGTGCCGATGTGCCGACGTTCATGGCCTATGGCCTGGAGCGCAAGCTCGATTCCCGCCGGAAGGATCCGCAGTTCGGCAAGGGTGCGATCCGTGGTCTTGCCGCCCCCGAGGCGGCCGGATCGGCGACGACGGGCATCGCCATGGGTGCGCTGCTGGCTCTTGGTCTTCCGATCTCGGCGACCGCGGCGATCATGCTCGCCGCCTTCCGTCAGTACGGCATCCAGCCCGGACCGCTGCTCTTCGACCGCTCCCCCGAGCTCGTCTGGGGTCTGCTGGCGAGCTTCTTCATCGCGATGATCGTGCTGCTCATCATCAACCTGCCCTTCGCTCCCCTGTGGGCGAAGCTGCTGAAGATCCCGGACCCGTACCTCTACGGCGGCATCGCGGTGTTCTGCGGTCTGGGCATCTACGCGACGAGCGCCTCGACGTTCGAGCTGCTCATCCTCTTGGGCATCGGTGTCCTCAGCTTCGTGCTCAAACGCTACGGTGTGCCGCTGGCTCCGCTGATGATCGGCATGGTGCTCGGTCCCCTGGCCGAGTCGAACCTGCGCGATGCTCTGCTGGCCTCCGGCGGTGACGCATCGACGCTCGTGTCCTCGCCGATCACGATCGTCATCTATCTCGTGCTCATCGCCGCTCTGGTCTACACCGGCATCGGCCGAGTGCTGGCCCGTAGGCGGCAGAAGCAGACGAACCAGGAGATCCTCGCTTCGACGCGCTGA
- a CDS encoding DUF4166 domain-containing protein: MSREIRSPYERALGSRLGELHPVLRRYFAAIPAGSVGIGEGVFYRFGTERRWLSPILAVARRRRVIVPGVHREVPFRIENRTDDGRQTATRTLYFDKGAWSMVDAVSFVPGRRSAEMGGEGACESRGVVDVLGKPPIVEAEFDVDVVDWGLRLQSRRVGLRLGRLRVVVPKAMCPVIALSERFDDSTDRQRVDLVVDAPIIGRVYEYAGTFTYRIESGGDPAPRFG; this comes from the coding sequence ATGAGCCGAGAGATCCGATCCCCGTACGAGCGCGCGCTCGGGTCCCGCCTCGGCGAGCTGCACCCAGTGCTCCGCCGCTACTTCGCGGCGATCCCTGCCGGATCGGTAGGCATCGGCGAGGGAGTCTTCTACCGCTTCGGCACCGAACGGCGGTGGCTGTCGCCGATCCTCGCCGTGGCCCGTCGGCGCCGAGTGATCGTGCCCGGCGTGCACCGTGAGGTGCCGTTCCGTATCGAGAATCGGACGGACGACGGCAGACAGACCGCGACGCGGACGCTGTACTTCGACAAGGGCGCATGGTCGATGGTTGATGCGGTGTCGTTCGTCCCCGGCCGGCGTTCAGCGGAGATGGGCGGCGAAGGAGCCTGCGAATCTCGGGGTGTCGTCGATGTGCTCGGGAAGCCGCCCATCGTCGAAGCCGAATTCGACGTCGATGTGGTCGACTGGGGACTGCGACTGCAGAGCCGCCGGGTCGGACTCCGGCTCGGTCGGCTGAGAGTTGTTGTCCCGAAAGCGATGTGCCCGGTCATCGCCTTGAGCGAGCGCTTCGACGACAGTACTGACCGGCAGCGAGTCGACCTCGTCGTCGATGCGCCGATCATCGGACGCGTCTACGAGTACGCGGGGACGTTCACCTACCGCATCGAGTCCGGAGGCGACCCCGCACCGAGGTTCGGCTGA
- a CDS encoding MFS transporter, protein MTRTLTPQLRAGRREWAGLAVLMVPVLLISIDNTVLGFAIPAISTGLHPTGTQLLWIVDIYALMLAGLLVAMGSLGDRVGRRKLLIIGSAGFGAASLLAAFSTTAEMLILARALLGIFGATLMPSTLSLIRNIFDHDKDRRIAIATWAAMFSGGAALGPILGGFLLEHFHWSSVFFINLPLIALFIPAAAILLPESRDPNPGRFDPFSIILSMLALAPLVFAIKHSLASGADILFWLSLSVAIVAGTSFVLRQLATSNPMLDVRLFANSVFTSAVVSNLLSIMGLAGFLYFGTQLLQLVLGLSPIDAALVLIPGLITSVAAGYLAVPLISRFEPRVVVPCALVLNAIGMGIIAFTPEHSVVGMLLAFLILGIGLGAAEVITNDLILAAVPAHKAGAASAISETAYEFGSVMGTTVLGGLSTFMYGSALQSEIGDKADRAQFDTLGSALEYASGLTASAGERITEAAVTAFDFGVQWAAGAAVVLVLIAAVLTSVGLKGAGRLMSDANTEATEKDALHSQA, encoded by the coding sequence ATGACGAGGACACTGACTCCACAGCTGCGGGCCGGACGGCGCGAATGGGCCGGACTGGCGGTGCTTATGGTCCCCGTGCTGCTGATCTCGATCGATAACACGGTCCTCGGCTTCGCGATCCCGGCCATCAGCACCGGTCTGCACCCGACGGGCACGCAGCTGCTGTGGATCGTCGACATCTACGCGCTCATGCTCGCCGGTCTGCTGGTGGCCATGGGCAGCCTCGGCGATCGGGTCGGGCGACGCAAGCTGCTCATCATCGGATCTGCCGGATTCGGTGCGGCCTCACTGCTCGCGGCCTTCTCCACCACCGCCGAGATGCTCATCCTCGCCCGTGCCCTGCTGGGCATCTTCGGCGCCACCCTCATGCCCTCGACGTTGTCGCTCATCCGCAACATCTTCGACCACGACAAAGACCGCCGCATCGCGATCGCCACCTGGGCGGCGATGTTCTCCGGCGGTGCGGCGCTGGGTCCGATCCTCGGCGGCTTTCTGCTCGAACACTTCCACTGGAGCTCGGTCTTCTTCATCAACCTGCCGCTCATCGCGCTCTTCATCCCCGCGGCCGCGATCCTGCTGCCCGAATCGCGCGACCCGAACCCCGGCCGTTTCGACCCGTTCTCCATCATCCTGTCGATGCTTGCCCTGGCACCGCTCGTCTTCGCTATCAAACACAGCCTGGCATCGGGCGCCGACATCCTCTTCTGGCTGAGTCTGTCAGTGGCCATCGTCGCCGGAACCAGCTTCGTCCTCCGTCAGCTCGCCACATCGAACCCGATGCTCGACGTCCGTCTGTTCGCGAACTCCGTGTTCACCTCGGCGGTGGTGTCGAACCTGCTGAGCATCATGGGACTGGCCGGATTCCTCTATTTCGGCACGCAGCTGCTCCAGCTCGTGCTCGGACTCTCTCCGATCGATGCCGCCCTCGTGCTCATTCCGGGGCTGATCACCTCGGTCGCGGCCGGCTATCTCGCGGTGCCGCTCATCTCTCGCTTCGAACCGCGCGTCGTCGTTCCCTGCGCGCTCGTGCTCAATGCGATCGGCATGGGCATCATCGCCTTCACGCCCGAGCACTCCGTGGTGGGAATGCTGCTGGCCTTCCTCATCCTCGGCATCGGACTCGGCGCCGCCGAAGTCATCACGAACGACCTCATTCTCGCTGCGGTCCCAGCTCACAAGGCCGGAGCCGCCTCGGCGATCTCGGAAACCGCCTACGAATTCGGATCCGTCATGGGTACGACCGTCCTCGGTGGGCTCTCGACCTTCATGTACGGATCCGCGCTGCAGTCCGAGATCGGGGACAAAGCGGACAGAGCCCAGTTCGATACGCTCGGCTCCGCCCTCGAATACGCGTCCGGGCTGACCGCATCGGCCGGGGAGCGGATCACCGAGGCGGCTGTGACAGCCTTCGACTTCGGCGTGCAGTGGGCAGCCGGTGCGGCCGTCGTCCTCGTCCTCATCGCCGCTGTGCTCACGAGCGTCGGACTCAAGGGGGCTGGCCGGCTCATGTCCGATGCGAATACCGAGGCGACCGAAAAGGATGCCCTACACTCACAGGCATGA
- a CDS encoding TetR/AcrR family transcriptional regulator yields the protein MARNPTATKEKLLDAFDTLLDEHGTAGATLDAVAAKAGVSKGGLLYHFGSKAALIEGSLERLSRLVAEDVDEMKAAGERLHYYYLETSAEVGTPLDRSLIAAGCLALENEEAKAALRNTREAWFNLLNDHLGDADLAMTIQLIGDGMYFNQNFGLSQDEALDHVKRVLERLGL from the coding sequence ATGGCACGCAATCCGACCGCAACCAAGGAGAAGCTGCTCGACGCTTTCGATACGCTCCTCGACGAGCACGGCACAGCGGGAGCGACCCTGGACGCAGTGGCTGCGAAAGCGGGTGTCTCCAAGGGCGGCCTGCTCTACCACTTCGGCTCGAAGGCGGCACTCATTGAGGGAAGCCTGGAGCGCCTGAGCCGACTCGTGGCCGAGGACGTCGACGAGATGAAGGCCGCCGGCGAGCGCCTCCACTACTACTACCTCGAGACCTCGGCCGAGGTCGGCACTCCCCTGGACCGCAGTCTCATCGCAGCCGGCTGCCTCGCGCTGGAGAACGAGGAGGCCAAGGCCGCTCTGCGCAATACTCGGGAAGCCTGGTTCAACTTACTCAACGACCACCTCGGCGATGCCGATCTGGCGATGACGATTCAGCTCATCGGAGACGGCATGTACTTCAACCAGAACTTCGGTCTCTCGCAGGACGAAGCCCTCGACCACGTCAAACGAGTCTTGGAACGCCTGGGTCTCTAG
- a CDS encoding flavin-containing monooxygenase produces MTTTIDRPQLTADDIAMRWLQDFESALSRRDIPAAAGLFATDSYWRDLVSFTWNLKTVENPDGVTDLLTHNLDRVSPAEFELTDPASTADGVTEAWFTFTTSVGLGKGLVRLIDEDGIKAWTVLTSLQEITGHEEPRGTRRVKGAEHGVDPERKSWSEKLAEEDAAWGKTADPYILVVGGGQGGIALGARLRQLGVPSLVIDRWERPGDQWRSRYKSLCLHDPVWYDHLPYLKFPDNWPVFAPKDKIADWLEFYTKVMEIPYWSSTAATSAKYDEAAGRWTVEVERDGEKVTLRPTHLVMATGMSGKPSIPTFPGSDVFKGEQQHSSQHPGPDAYADKRVVVIGSNNSAFDICGALYENGADVTMVQRSSTHIVKSDSLVEIAMGDLYSERALANGVTTEKADLIFASLPYRIMHEFQIPLYDQIKEEDKDFYQRMEAAGFDLDFGDDESGLFLKYLRRGSGYYIDVGSAELVADGKVKLAKGQVDHLTEDAVVLDDGTELPADLVVYATGYGSMNGWVADLVDQETADKVGKCWGLGSETTKDPGPWEGEQRNMWKPTQQENLWFMGGNLHQARHYSLYLALQLKARHEGIDTPVYGLQEVHHLS; encoded by the coding sequence ATGACAACGACGATCGACCGTCCCCAGCTGACTGCCGACGACATCGCAATGAGGTGGCTCCAGGACTTCGAATCGGCGCTGAGCCGCCGGGACATCCCGGCCGCTGCCGGACTGTTCGCCACGGACAGCTACTGGAGGGACCTCGTGTCCTTCACCTGGAACCTCAAGACGGTGGAGAACCCCGATGGGGTCACCGACCTGCTCACCCACAATCTCGACCGGGTCTCACCGGCCGAATTCGAACTCACCGATCCGGCGTCAACGGCGGACGGAGTGACCGAAGCATGGTTCACCTTCACCACCTCGGTGGGGCTGGGAAAGGGACTCGTCCGCCTCATCGACGAAGACGGCATCAAGGCCTGGACCGTGCTCACCTCGCTGCAGGAGATCACCGGTCATGAGGAACCGCGCGGCACCCGCCGGGTCAAAGGGGCCGAACACGGCGTCGATCCCGAGCGGAAGAGCTGGTCGGAGAAGCTCGCCGAGGAAGACGCCGCCTGGGGCAAGACCGCCGACCCCTACATCCTCGTCGTCGGTGGCGGACAGGGCGGGATCGCCCTCGGTGCTCGCCTCCGCCAACTCGGGGTGCCCTCCCTGGTCATCGATCGGTGGGAGAGGCCGGGCGATCAGTGGCGGTCGCGGTACAAGTCTCTGTGTCTGCACGATCCGGTCTGGTACGACCATCTGCCGTATCTGAAGTTCCCGGACAATTGGCCGGTGTTCGCGCCCAAGGACAAGATCGCGGACTGGTTGGAGTTCTACACGAAGGTGATGGAGATTCCGTACTGGTCATCGACCGCAGCCACCTCGGCGAAATATGACGAAGCGGCGGGTCGGTGGACGGTCGAGGTCGAACGGGACGGGGAGAAGGTCACTCTGCGCCCGACCCATCTGGTGATGGCCACGGGGATGTCGGGCAAGCCGAGCATTCCCACCTTCCCGGGGTCGGACGTCTTCAAGGGCGAGCAGCAGCACTCCTCGCAGCACCCGGGTCCTGACGCGTATGCGGACAAGAGAGTCGTCGTCATCGGCAGCAACAACTCCGCCTTCGACATCTGCGGTGCTCTGTACGAGAACGGCGCCGACGTCACGATGGTGCAGCGCTCGAGCACGCACATCGTCAAGAGCGATTCGCTCGTGGAGATCGCGATGGGGGACCTGTACTCCGAACGCGCGCTGGCCAATGGCGTGACGACGGAGAAAGCGGATCTCATCTTCGCGTCACTGCCGTATCGGATCATGCACGAGTTCCAGATCCCGCTCTACGACCAGATCAAGGAAGAGGACAAGGACTTCTATCAGCGCATGGAGGCGGCCGGATTCGATCTCGACTTCGGCGATGACGAGTCCGGTCTGTTCCTCAAGTATCTGCGTCGGGGCTCGGGCTACTACATCGACGTCGGATCCGCCGAGCTCGTCGCCGACGGCAAAGTGAAGCTGGCCAAGGGTCAGGTCGACCACCTCACCGAGGATGCCGTCGTCCTTGATGACGGCACCGAGCTGCCGGCCGACCTCGTCGTCTACGCCACCGGCTACGGTTCGATGAACGGGTGGGTCGCTGACCTCGTCGATCAGGAGACCGCGGACAAGGTCGGCAAATGCTGGGGACTGGGGTCGGAGACGACGAAGGACCCAGGCCCGTGGGAAGGCGAGCAGCGCAATATGTGGAAGCCGACCCAGCAGGAGAACCTGTGGTTCATGGGCGGCAACCTCCACCAGGCTCGCCACTACTCGCTGTACCTGGCCCTTCAGCTCAAGGCCCGCCACGAGGGAATCGACACTCCGGTGTATGGGCTGCAGGAGGTGCACCACCTGAGCTGA
- a CDS encoding GAF domain-containing protein, with product MLQPDLAHLARDLTRIHDAVLTGASPPVQPRALVKRSWDRMLRLGLDPDGANARFVADEAELETRRRTSKLRLVVEEMQSVLLRAPDAAPFILVVTDADGVILWRDGAASAKRQADELGFVEGAHWSETTVGTNAIGTALTEEAPVQLFSAEHFEASQHPWYCSAVPVHDPHDGTLLGVVDISGPALTLHPAVQSLVTTAVRLAEARLMIAQQEALNTLRDRMSAMLAGSSGPALVVDDAGWVAYQQGVRSRDRIEVPAADRSVLIPGAGLCLPEKITGGWLLRPTGDRRASVALRMRQDPPVLDICSGAEPLVVPLTPRRAQILAAVTSAGAAGISAADLSQRLYGDGDHVVTVRAEVSRLRRSVGALLATRPYRWAEGVDARVE from the coding sequence ATGCTTCAGCCGGATCTGGCGCATCTCGCCAGGGATCTGACACGCATTCACGATGCCGTGCTCACCGGGGCTTCGCCGCCGGTGCAACCGCGCGCGCTGGTCAAGCGCTCGTGGGATCGGATGCTGCGTTTGGGGCTGGACCCTGACGGTGCGAATGCTCGGTTCGTCGCCGATGAGGCCGAGCTGGAGACGCGTCGGAGGACGTCGAAGCTGCGACTGGTCGTCGAGGAGATGCAATCGGTGCTGCTGCGTGCCCCGGACGCGGCACCGTTCATCCTCGTCGTCACCGACGCCGATGGGGTCATTCTGTGGCGAGATGGTGCGGCTTCCGCCAAGCGCCAGGCCGATGAGCTCGGATTCGTCGAAGGAGCACATTGGTCCGAAACCACGGTCGGCACGAACGCCATCGGCACAGCCCTGACCGAGGAGGCACCCGTGCAGCTCTTCTCCGCTGAGCACTTCGAAGCCTCTCAGCATCCTTGGTACTGCAGTGCCGTGCCGGTGCACGACCCGCATGACGGAACCCTCTTAGGCGTCGTCGACATCAGCGGCCCGGCCCTGACTCTTCACCCCGCAGTGCAGTCTCTGGTGACGACGGCGGTGCGCCTGGCCGAGGCCCGGCTGATGATCGCGCAGCAGGAAGCCTTGAACACTCTGCGGGACCGGATGTCGGCGATGCTCGCCGGCTCCTCCGGTCCGGCACTCGTCGTCGACGATGCCGGGTGGGTGGCGTACCAGCAGGGAGTGCGCAGCCGGGACCGCATCGAGGTGCCCGCCGCCGACCGTTCGGTCCTCATCCCCGGTGCCGGTCTGTGCCTGCCGGAGAAGATCACCGGTGGGTGGCTGCTGCGCCCCACCGGTGACCGACGGGCGTCGGTGGCCCTGCGGATGAGGCAGGACCCACCCGTTCTCGACATCTGTTCCGGTGCCGAACCCCTCGTGGTTCCGCTCACGCCACGGCGGGCGCAGATCCTCGCGGCGGTCACTTCGGCGGGGGCGGCGGGGATCAGTGCCGCCGACCTCAGCCAGCGTCTCTACGGGGACGGCGACCATGTGGTCACCGTCCGCGCCGAGGTCTCGCGCCTGCGCCGATCGGTCGGAGCCCTGCTCGCCACCCGTCCCTACCGGTGGGCAGAAGGCGTCGACGCTCGGGTGGAGTGA
- a CDS encoding NAD(P)-dependent alcohol dehydrogenase encodes MKAIVFEDFKTFPTLKDVEKPTPGPGEVLLKVAGAGACHSDVAVYSEFEEGSPGAVPPPFVLGHENSGWVEDLGPGISGFKKGDAYLVYGPIGCGRCRACSRGQDTYCENAATNPYLGVGLGRDGGMAEYVTVPARNLVPLGDADPVAAAPLSDAGLTPYHAIKNSLPNLAGGGRYALVIGLGGLGQIGVQILKALTGATIIATDMKPEAMAKAEEAGAITVGGGDDQVERIREITGGKGVDAAFDFVGAPSTVKVAAQSMARMGRCTVVGIAGGAYEWSFFTTPYEATLTNTYWGTIEDLYEVVDMYRAGQIMPEIKRYSLDDGLEAYRKLQAGELSGRAVVVPHQA; translated from the coding sequence ATGAAGGCGATCGTCTTCGAAGACTTCAAAACCTTTCCCACGCTCAAAGACGTCGAGAAGCCCACACCCGGACCAGGTGAAGTTCTGCTCAAGGTTGCCGGAGCAGGAGCCTGCCACTCGGACGTTGCCGTCTACAGCGAATTCGAAGAAGGCAGTCCCGGAGCAGTGCCACCGCCATTCGTCCTCGGACATGAGAATTCGGGCTGGGTCGAAGATCTCGGCCCCGGAATATCGGGATTCAAGAAGGGCGATGCCTACCTCGTCTACGGCCCGATCGGCTGCGGTCGCTGCCGAGCGTGCTCGCGTGGGCAGGACACTTACTGTGAGAACGCCGCGACCAACCCCTACCTCGGCGTCGGACTGGGCCGTGACGGCGGGATGGCCGAATACGTCACCGTCCCCGCACGGAATCTCGTCCCCCTCGGCGATGCCGACCCCGTCGCCGCAGCACCGCTCTCCGACGCCGGTCTGACCCCCTACCACGCAATCAAGAACTCGCTGCCCAACCTTGCGGGAGGCGGACGATACGCGCTGGTCATCGGTCTCGGCGGACTGGGCCAGATCGGCGTGCAGATCTTGAAGGCCCTCACCGGAGCGACGATCATCGCCACGGATATGAAACCCGAGGCGATGGCGAAGGCCGAAGAAGCCGGGGCCATCACCGTGGGCGGGGGAGATGATCAGGTTGAACGAATCCGTGAGATCACCGGCGGCAAGGGCGTCGATGCGGCGTTCGACTTCGTCGGCGCACCTTCGACCGTCAAAGTCGCCGCCCAGTCAATGGCTCGCATGGGCCGCTGCACAGTCGTCGGCATTGCCGGGGGAGCATATGAGTGGTCGTTCTTCACCACCCCCTACGAAGCGACGCTGACGAACACCTACTGGGGAACGATCGAGGACCTCTATGAGGTCGTGGACATGTACCGGGCCGGTCAGATCATGCCGGAAATCAAACGCTACAGCCTCGACGACGGTCTCGAGGCCTATCGGAAGCTGCAGGCCGGGGAGCTCTCCGGCCGAGCCGTCGTCGTCCCGCACCAGGCCTGA
- a CDS encoding DUF3237 domain-containing protein produces the protein MTDETARAGEDAVAPALEFFATITALIEEPIEIGQMKTGRKRVIPISGGSIVGPEISGHVLPGGADFQTIRSETVTEVVAKYAFELIDGEHIEIENVGIRTASAEDAAALADGEAVPPERVYFRCVPSLVGSGKWDWVDEVIFIGSGRRYPDRVEVDVFIVR, from the coding sequence GTGACAGATGAGACGGCACGTGCCGGTGAGGATGCCGTCGCACCGGCACTCGAGTTCTTCGCGACCATCACAGCGCTCATCGAGGAGCCGATCGAAATAGGCCAGATGAAGACCGGTCGGAAACGAGTGATACCCATCTCCGGAGGATCGATCGTCGGGCCGGAGATCTCGGGGCATGTGCTGCCCGGCGGTGCGGACTTTCAGACCATCCGTTCGGAGACCGTCACCGAGGTGGTCGCGAAGTATGCGTTCGAACTCATCGACGGTGAGCACATCGAGATCGAGAACGTCGGCATCCGCACGGCCTCGGCCGAGGACGCCGCCGCGCTCGCCGACGGTGAGGCAGTCCCACCGGAGCGCGTGTATTTCCGATGTGTGCCTTCCCTGGTGGGCTCGGGAAAGTGGGATTGGGTCGACGAAGTGATCTTCATCGGTTCGGGTCGACGGTACCCGGACCGTGTCGAAGTCGACGTCTTCATCGTGCGCTGA
- a CDS encoding VOC family protein: protein MSAEPAHAQSCNVWPTFRYRDAKAAIAFLQDALGFEVIAEYMNAEDPDRVDHAELAWPEGGGVMLGSVRDDGGVMTKTGVASGSVYLAAGNVRELHARAIAAGATEVMGLTEQDYGSLDFSIQDPEGVLWSIGSYRGASA, encoded by the coding sequence ATGTCCGCCGAACCTGCACACGCTCAGTCATGCAACGTCTGGCCCACATTCCGCTACCGCGATGCCAAAGCGGCGATCGCCTTCCTGCAGGACGCGCTCGGCTTCGAAGTCATCGCCGAGTACATGAACGCCGAGGATCCCGACCGTGTCGACCACGCCGAACTGGCGTGGCCCGAGGGCGGGGGAGTGATGCTCGGGTCCGTTCGTGATGACGGCGGTGTCATGACCAAGACGGGAGTCGCCTCGGGGTCGGTGTATCTGGCGGCCGGGAACGTTCGCGAACTCCACGCGCGGGCGATCGCCGCCGGTGCCACCGAGGTCATGGGTCTGACCGAACAGGACTACGGTTCGCTCGACTTCAGCATCCAGGATCCCGAAGGCGTGCTGTGGTCGATCGGCAGCTACCGCGGCGCGTCCGCGTAG
- a CDS encoding helix-turn-helix domain-containing protein yields the protein MSAAPAGPLTRAPHPSLRPFVGDYAGYDISGVPAGTHLGLPSGTLTFIVSIDEPLCQVDAVTGSREHYDVLLAGLHLRSTLIAHPGAMSGIQINFNPSAPRAFFGVPAAEFAHHSVDLAQLSRPLAAELHERVNLETEWSARFAAIDEVLISTIDDTNRPRTEVAAAWHRIVGSRGGLPVSLVADDIGWSRRHLGSQFRSEYGIGPKDAARIVRFDRARRLIPVGRGSLAEIAVDCGNADQAHLNRDFREFVGLSPSRWLAADDVARTQTVGTDSAGAASARG from the coding sequence ATGTCTGCGGCACCCGCCGGCCCGCTCACCCGCGCTCCGCACCCGAGCCTACGTCCATTCGTGGGCGATTATGCCGGCTACGACATCTCCGGCGTCCCCGCGGGGACGCATCTCGGGCTGCCATCGGGAACGCTGACGTTCATCGTCTCGATCGACGAACCACTGTGCCAGGTCGACGCGGTCACCGGCAGCCGCGAGCATTACGACGTACTGCTCGCCGGACTCCACCTGCGCTCGACTCTCATCGCTCACCCCGGCGCGATGTCCGGAATCCAGATCAACTTCAACCCATCGGCTCCGCGCGCGTTCTTCGGAGTCCCCGCCGCAGAGTTCGCCCACCACAGTGTCGACCTCGCCCAGCTCTCCCGACCGCTGGCCGCGGAACTGCATGAGCGGGTGAATCTCGAGACCGAATGGTCCGCCCGCTTCGCCGCCATCGACGAGGTGCTCATAAGCACGATCGATGACACGAATCGTCCCCGCACCGAGGTGGCCGCCGCCTGGCATCGGATCGTCGGCAGCCGCGGCGGTCTGCCCGTCTCCCTCGTCGCCGATGACATCGGGTGGAGCAGGCGCCATCTGGGCAGCCAGTTCCGGTCGGAGTACGGGATCGGCCCGAAGGATGCCGCACGCATCGTCCGCTTCGATCGAGCGCGGCGTCTCATCCCGGTCGGCCGAGGCAGCTTGGCGGAGATCGCGGTGGACTGCGGCAATGCCGATCAGGCGCACCTCAACCGGGACTTCCGGGAGTTCGTCGGCCTCAGCCCGAGTCGGTGGTTGGCCGCCGACGACGTGGCTCGAACGCAGACGGTGGGAACTGATTCGGCTGGGGCCGCCTCGGCGAGGGGATGA